One part of the Hydrogenobacter sp. T-2 genome encodes these proteins:
- a CDS encoding zf-TFIIB domain-containing protein produces the protein MKCPRCVDVELLEVNKYGVLVDVCPACGGIWLDKGELSKIIQAIQRAESALEEELRGITREHPEIYRRYEEYKHKKKKKSIFGEIFDIFD, from the coding sequence ATGAAGTGTCCAAGATGCGTTGATGTGGAGCTTTTGGAAGTCAACAAGTATGGAGTTTTGGTGGACGTTTGTCCTGCATGCGGTGGCATATGGCTTGATAAAGGCGAGCTCTCCAAGATAATTCAAGCCATACAAAGGGCGGAAAGTGCTCTTGAGGAGGAGCTAAGGGGAATAACAAGAGAGCACCCTGAAATCTATAGAAGATACGAAGAATACAAGCATAAAAAGAAGAAAAAGTCCATCTTTGGTGAGATATTTGATATATTTGACTGA
- the ribD gene encoding bifunctional diaminohydroxyphosphoribosylaminopyrimidine deaminase/5-amino-6-(5-phosphoribosylamino)uracil reductase RibD — protein sequence MEDLRFMKRALELAYSRKGLTHPNPTVGCVIVKDGQIVGEGYHEMAGMPHAEVVALEKAGERAKGATLYVTLEPCTHYGRTPPCTDAIIRAGLKRVVIATLDPNPLVSGKGVERLRKAGIEVEVGLLEEEAKRLNEDFFVYITQKRPYITLKWAQSIDGSLALKTGESQWITSQQARNFAHRLRAEATAVLVGINTLLRDNPRLTIRAFEWERQPIRIVLDPQLKIPEECHLVEDHSAQTLVFTTSENKEKVKRLEDKGVKVILAPAKDKSLDLREVLRELYFLEVMHLLVEGGAITLTSFIKEGLFDRLWVFLGPILIGEGKRIGDIGVELLRDAPRLKLRDVKTFGDDVALEYIRS from the coding sequence ATGGAAGACCTCAGGTTTATGAAAAGGGCTTTAGAGCTTGCATATTCGCGTAAGGGTCTTACACATCCTAACCCTACTGTAGGCTGTGTAATAGTAAAGGATGGGCAGATTGTGGGAGAGGGCTATCATGAAATGGCTGGCATGCCTCATGCAGAGGTGGTAGCCCTTGAAAAGGCAGGGGAGAGGGCAAAGGGGGCAACCCTATATGTGACCCTTGAACCTTGCACCCATTATGGTAGGACTCCACCCTGCACGGACGCCATTATAAGGGCAGGGTTAAAAAGGGTGGTGATTGCCACCCTTGACCCAAACCCGCTTGTATCTGGAAAGGGTGTAGAAAGGTTAAGGAAAGCAGGCATAGAGGTGGAGGTGGGACTTCTTGAAGAGGAAGCCAAAAGGCTCAACGAGGACTTTTTTGTTTATATCACTCAGAAAAGACCTTACATAACCTTGAAGTGGGCTCAGAGCATAGATGGGTCTTTGGCACTAAAGACTGGAGAAAGCCAATGGATAACCTCACAGCAGGCAAGAAACTTTGCACACCGCCTTAGGGCAGAGGCAACCGCGGTGCTTGTGGGTATAAACACCCTCTTGAGGGACAATCCAAGACTTACCATAAGAGCCTTTGAGTGGGAAAGACAGCCCATAAGGATAGTGCTTGACCCACAGCTGAAAATTCCAGAGGAGTGCCACCTTGTGGAAGACCACTCCGCTCAAACTCTTGTATTTACCACAAGCGAGAACAAGGAGAAGGTCAAAAGACTTGAAGACAAGGGGGTCAAAGTTATCCTTGCACCAGCCAAAGATAAAAGCCTGGACCTGAGGGAGGTTTTGAGAGAGCTTTACTTTTTAGAGGTGATGCATCTTCTTGTAGAGGGTGGTGCTATTACCTTGACCTCTTTCATAAAAGAAGGTCTTTTTGACCGCCTTTGGGTTTTCTTGGGTCCCATTCTCATAGGTGAAGGCAAAAGGATAGGAGATATAGGGGTGGAGCTTTTGAGGGATGCACCAAGGCTAAAACTTAGGGATGTAAAAACCTTTGGCGATGACGTGGCTTTAGAATATATAAGGTCATGA
- the fmt gene encoding methionyl-tRNA formyltransferase: MKILFFGTPEFALPSLKALHQEFELLGVVCQPDKPAGRGQKLTSPPTKVLAKELGIEVFQPEKKSHIMPIVERLKPDCIVVVAYGKILPPEVINYPTYGCINLHASLLPAYRGSAPIQRAIMAGEKITGNTVMLMDEGMDTGDILSQEEEPIHLEDNLRTLSERLSQKGASLLVRTLREWSKGNIKPILQDHSKALYAPPVQKEELRICWKADAESVRDRIRGLYPDCYTLTEKGERIKVLRVKTVEAQGSPGEVLDRKKLLVACGKDAVEVLELVSPKGKVMSGEEFMRGYKVERFL; the protein is encoded by the coding sequence ATGAAAATACTTTTCTTTGGCACTCCCGAGTTTGCCTTGCCATCCTTAAAAGCTCTGCATCAAGAGTTTGAACTTTTGGGAGTGGTTTGCCAACCAGACAAACCTGCAGGCAGAGGTCAAAAGCTCACGTCACCACCTACAAAAGTGCTTGCCAAAGAGCTTGGCATAGAGGTTTTTCAGCCAGAGAAGAAAAGTCATATAATGCCCATAGTGGAAAGGTTAAAGCCAGACTGTATAGTGGTGGTCGCTTATGGCAAAATACTCCCACCGGAAGTCATAAACTACCCAACCTATGGCTGTATAAACCTGCATGCAAGCCTACTTCCAGCCTATAGAGGCTCCGCACCCATTCAAAGAGCTATCATGGCAGGAGAAAAGATAACAGGAAACACGGTCATGCTTATGGATGAAGGAATGGACACAGGAGACATCCTCTCTCAGGAGGAAGAGCCTATCCACTTAGAGGACAACCTAAGGACCCTTTCAGAAAGGCTCTCTCAGAAGGGAGCAAGCCTTTTGGTAAGGACCTTAAGGGAATGGTCTAAGGGTAATATAAAACCCATACTACAAGACCACAGCAAGGCACTTTATGCACCGCCGGTGCAAAAGGAAGAGCTAAGAATATGCTGGAAAGCGGATGCAGAAAGCGTAAGAGACAGAATAAGAGGCTTATACCCAGACTGCTATACCTTGACAGAAAAAGGCGAAAGGATTAAAGTCCTTAGGGTTAAAACCGTGGAAGCTCAAGGAAGCCCGGGAGAGGTTCTTGATAGGAAAAAACTCTTAGTTGCCTGTGGAAAGGATGCGGTTGAGGTGCTTGAGCTTGTATCTCCAAAGGGAAAGGTTATGAGTGGAGAGGAGTTTATGAGGGGGTATAAGGTAGAGAGGTTTTTGTAG